The window GCCCAGCCGGCAGCGAGTGGGGTGCGCAGGTCGTGACCGACCGCCCGCAGCAGCGCCGTACGCATCCTGTCGGCGGCCTTGACCGGTTCGACCTCGGCAGCGGCCTCGGCGAGCCGGGCCCGTTCGACGGCGGCGCCCACGTGCGCCGCGAAGGCGGCCAGGACGCGCCGTTCGGAGGACGGGAGGGGGCGGCCGCGCAGCACCAGGAAGGCGCCGGGTCCCGCGGGTACAGCCGTCACGTCGTCCCCTCCGGGCGGCTCGTCCACCAGCTCCGCCGAGTCCATGCCGAAGGTCTCGCGGGTGCGTTCCACCAGCGCCGGGATCGTCGCGCCGCCGCGCACGATGGTGCCCGCGAGGGACGACATGGTCTCCGCCTCGGCGGTGGCACGCGCCGAGCGCCGTGACAGACGCAGGGAACGATCGACGACAGCAGCCACTATGGCGGCCACCACCGCGAAGACCGCCAGCGCCAGCAAGGCATTCGGATCGTTCAGCGTGAATTGCCCGATCGGCGGGATGAACCAGTAGTTGAGCAGCAGGGACGCCGTCACGGATGCGATCACCGCCGACGCGACCCCACCTATGCAGGCCACCCCCACCACTGCGAGCAGGAAGAGCAGGGCCTCGCTGGTGAGGTTGAATCTGTCCCGGGCTGCGCCCAGATCCAACAGGAGGGTGAGCGCCACCGGCAGCAGCAGGCCGGCGACCGGGCCCGCGATCCGTCGTGCGGTCGACAGAGTACGTCTGCGCGAGGGCAGCAGCGTGCCGCGCCCGGCGCGTTCGTGCGTGACCGTGTGGATGTCGATGTCGCCGGAGAGTTCGACAACCGTCTCACCGGTGCCGCGTCCGGTGACGAAGCGTTCGAGGCGGCCCCGGCGGCTGGTGCCGAGAACGAGCTGGGTGGCGTTCTCGGCACGCGCGAACTCCACCAGGGCGGTGGCGACGTCATCGCCGACCACGGAGTGGTAGCTGCCGCCGAGGTCCTCGATCAGCCGCCGCTGCCGGACCAGGGAAGCGTGCGAGGTGCCCGCGGCGAGCCCGTCGCTGCGCGTGACGTGGACTGCGAGCAGGTCACCGCCGGCCGACCGGTCGGCGATGCGGGCGGCCCGCCGGATGAGGGTGCCGCCCTCGGGGCCGCCGGTCAGCGCGACCACGACCCGCTCCCGAATCTCCCAGACCCCACCGATGCCGTGCTCGGAGCGGTACGACTGAAGCGCCTCGTCGACGCGGTCGGCCACCCACAGCAGGGCGAGCTGACGCAACGCCGTCAGATTTCCGGGTCGGAAGTAGTTGGCGAGCGCCGCGTCGACCTTCGCGGGCGCATAGATGTTGCCGTGCGCCATCCGGCGGCGAAGCCCTTCGGGCGGCATGTCCACCAGCTCGATCTGATGGGCTCTGCGGACGACCTCATCGGGCACCGTCTCGTGCTGCGGCACCCTGGTGATCTTCTCGACGACGTCGTTGAGGGATTCGAGGTGCTGGATGTTGAGCGCGCTGATGACATCGATCCCTGCTGCGAGCAGCTCCTCGATGTCCTGCCAGCGCTTGGGGTTGCGGCCGCCGCCAGGGACGTTGCTGTGGGCGAACTCGTCGATAATCGCGACCTTCGGGCGGCGCGCGAGGACCGCAGCGAGGTCCATCTCCGTGAACTCGCCGCCGTGGTAAGAGCACGAGGCTCGCTCGACGACTTCCAGGCCGTCGAGCATCGCCTCCGTGCCGGGGCGCCCGTGGCACTCGACGAACCCCACGACGACATCGGCGCCGCGTGCCGCCCTGCGCCGCGCCTCATCGAGCATGCGGTAGGTCTTGCCCACCCCCGGGGCGGCCCCGAGGTAGACCTTCAGACGTCCGGGACGTACATCACCGCCACCGGTCCGTACCTCACCCGCGCCGGTCCATGCGCCACTCATGTTGGCCCGTACGTCACTCATTGCAGCCGACGTGCTCCGCTCACTGGCGTTCAACTCCCCGGAGGGAAGGGTTCCTTCCCTCCTACCGAAGCGCTTGTACGAGTCGCCCGGCGGGCCCCTTGACGCAACCTTGGCGCCGGTCACGTGGACGTTGACACCACTTTGACGAGCCCTGGACCGATAGGGTGAAGGTGGTGCGCCGGGAAGTCTGGTCGGCAGGGAGCCACAAGGTCTCCTTCTCATGACCAAGGGAACGGCATGCGCAGCGTAGGGACGGTCCTGGCTCTCGTGGTACTCGCCACTGTGGTGGCGACCTTCGCGCGCCGTTGGCGGATCCCCGCTCCCTCTCTCCTTGTGGTCGCCGGCCTTGCGGTCGCCCTGCTGCCCGGCACTCCCGACATCCAGATCAGTCCCGAGATCATCGGGCTCGTCGTGCTTCCGCCACTGCTGTACGCGAGCGCCGAGGAGCTGTCCTGGCGCGAACTGCGCGTGGTGTGGAAGCCGGTCGGGGTGCTGTCGATCGGCCTGGTGCTGGCCTCGGCGGCAGCGGTCGGCGCGGTGGCTTCCCTGGTCACGCCGCTGTCGTGGCAGATGGCGTTGGTGCTGGGCGCGGTGCTGGCCAGTACGGACCCGGTGGCGGTCACCGCGCTGGGCAGGCGACTGGCGCTGCCGCCCAAGGTGCAGGTACTGGTCCAGGCCGAGAGCCTGTTCAACGATGCGACGTCGCTCGTCCTGTTCCGGGTCGCGGTGAGCGTCGCCGTGGCATCGGCGGCGGTCGGCTGGGGTGCAGCGGCACAGGAGTTCGCGCTGCTGGCGGGCGGCGGCATGGTCATCGGCGCGGCCGTTGCGGGCGTGGTGGCCCTGATCCGCAGGCGTACGGAGGACCCGGTGCTGGAGACGGTGATTTCCCTCGTCACCCCGTACGCGGCCTACGTTCTGGCCGAGGCGGCACACGCGTCGGGTGTGACCTCCGTAGTGGTCGCCGGTGTCGTCCTGGGCGGCCGGGGCGATCGGCTCACCAACGCCCGCATACGGCTCCAGCTGCACGCCGTCTACGGCACCGTGATCTTCCTGCTGGAGAGTGTCGTCTTCAGCCTCATCGGCCTGGCCCTGCCGGCCCAGGTACGTGCACTCTCCGACGGTGACCGGGC is drawn from Streptomyces sp. NBC_01717 and contains these coding sequences:
- a CDS encoding sensor histidine kinase, whose amino-acid sequence is MSGAWTGAGEVRTGGGDVRPGRLKVYLGAAPGVGKTYRMLDEARRRAARGADVVVGFVECHGRPGTEAMLDGLEVVERASCSYHGGEFTEMDLAAVLARRPKVAIIDEFAHSNVPGGGRNPKRWQDIEELLAAGIDVISALNIQHLESLNDVVEKITRVPQHETVPDEVVRRAHQIELVDMPPEGLRRRMAHGNIYAPAKVDAALANYFRPGNLTALRQLALLWVADRVDEALQSYRSEHGIGGVWEIRERVVVALTGGPEGGTLIRRAARIADRSAGGDLLAVHVTRSDGLAAGTSHASLVRQRRLIEDLGGSYHSVVGDDVATALVEFARAENATQLVLGTSRRGRLERFVTGRGTGETVVELSGDIDIHTVTHERAGRGTLLPSRRRTLSTARRIAGPVAGLLLPVALTLLLDLGAARDRFNLTSEALLFLLAVVGVACIGGVASAVIASVTASLLLNYWFIPPIGQFTLNDPNALLALAVFAVVAAIVAAVVDRSLRLSRRSARATAEAETMSSLAGTIVRGGATIPALVERTRETFGMDSAELVDEPPGGDDVTAVPAGPGAFLVLRGRPLPSSERRVLAAFAAHVGAAVERARLAEAAAEVEPVKAADRMRTALLRAVGHDLRTPLAAGWAAVSSLRSRDVEFSDEDRGELLATADESMAKLNRLVENLLDLSRLQAGALALNLRATTIEEILPAALADTPEVEVGDLEEVPAVLADPPLLERVIANLAGNAARHSPAGHKVLLTASTHAGRVELRVVDRGPGLPSTDRDRLFEPFQRLGDTDNTTGLGLGLALSRGLTEAMDGTLTPEDTPGGGLTMVLSLPFAERAEHRGGTQSVGGRWAR
- a CDS encoding Na+/H+ antiporter, which encodes MRSVGTVLALVVLATVVATFARRWRIPAPSLLVVAGLAVALLPGTPDIQISPEIIGLVVLPPLLYASAEELSWRELRVVWKPVGVLSIGLVLASAAAVGAVASLVTPLSWQMALVLGAVLASTDPVAVTALGRRLALPPKVQVLVQAESLFNDATSLVLFRVAVSVAVASAAVGWGAAAQEFALLAGGGMVIGAAVAGVVALIRRRTEDPVLETVISLVTPYAAYVLAEAAHASGVTSVVVAGVVLGGRGDRLTNARIRLQLHAVYGTVIFLLESVVFSLIGLALPAQVRALSDGDRAWPLYALAVAATLIAMRMLWLAPLSAVVQRKGGIQRMNWRVPVVLTWAGTRGVVPLAAALSIPVTTKAGATLSERPLVLVLTTSVVVATLVVQGFSLASVVRRSGIALEPDHTEREEAKARCSLATAGLSRLEEISDLEAVPDVVLDRLRRGLTARLDHARDRLAQDNGDGTPTESADLTYRQLRRDLITVEAAELQRLYDEHRIGDTTRRRLQRSLDLEEARLADT